One Physeter macrocephalus isolate SW-GA chromosome 7, ASM283717v5, whole genome shotgun sequence genomic window, TCAGAGACTCAGTTACAAAAGGAATAACATCCCCTCTTTTGGCTATCCCCCACCTGAGGGACCCACAGGGGTAACTGGACAATTGGAAAACCCCACCTGCAGGCAGAAAGATAGAGCAATGTGAGAAGTACCTGGACATTACTTGACATTTGCTCTTGATagggaataaagaaagaatgaaaccttTTCTGAGTCTTCTAATTTCCATCTCATGTTAGCAAAATAATCTAAGACTGGAGAAGTGGGCTCCTCACATTTCGGCACTCCTAAACTAGTTCCCCGTGGCAGTTTatcttaaaatacacatatatttaaaggAGTACAGGGAACATCATTGTAAAAGGTGGCCAAGTTAAGGTATCCAATTAGCAAAAACTGTGGCGTATTGGGCAGAAAGCTGAAAAGGGATAATGTTTGGGGAGCCCTTAGAGAAACCTTAGAGATCATAGTCTCTCATGCTTCAGTTTGCAGATGAAGAAGAGGCCATGAGACTTAAGGCTACACAGCCcattggaaattccctggcggtccagtggttaggactccctgaTCCCACTGCATggggcataggttcgatccctggtcagggaactaagatcctgcatgctacaaggaactgccaaaaaaaaaggaaaaaaaaaaggctacacgGCTCATGAGTGGCAGGATCAGAAATATCTTCCAGTCTCTTGGTTTTGAGGCTCTTGGTTGTCCTTCCAGCTGGAAGGTTTCTCCCAGTGTTAAAAGTCTGTGTTTGGGGTTATAGGAGATAATCATAAAGATAATAGCAGCTAGTActtattgattaaaataaaaagtatattatatGTAACCTGTGTCATTTGGGCTCTCTGGGAAGCAGGCACTGAGACAGAATCAGATGTGCAAGAGGTTTATTGGTGAGaccctttataaaaataaaagtgggagGAAGCAGAATTGTGTAGAGACTGCCTCAGACTTGGATACAGATCTGTCAAAGTTTTAATCAATCCAGTGGGGAGCTCCTGATGAAAGACTGCCCATCTGGGCGGAAATGACCAGGCCCTAGTATTTCTTCTATACCCTGTCATTGGCTGGAGGCTGCCCAGTAAGAGCGTGGTCTCAAAATCTGGGGTGAGTCCAAGGTGCTGCTGTTGGATGTGGTCAGCTAACCACCCTTATTGCAGCTGAACAGCACCTTCAACAAAGGTCCAAGCAGCACACCTCCATGGCTGCCACATAACCCAAGCAGCCCAAAGTTCTCTGTTTGTCTGGAGTTACTTTCAATATCCAAATAAAGTGACTTAACTCCCCCAATTATGAGAAATCTAAAATCTTTCGCAATATTTTCAGAGTCCCAGCCAGGCTGGCATTTAAAACTGAATGTGtaaggcagggagggataaactgggagattgggattgacatgtacacactactatatataaaatagataaccaataaaaacctgctatatagcacagggaactctactcaatactctgtaatggcctatatagtatgggaaaagaatcttaaaaaaaaaaaaaagagtgggtatatgtatgtatatatatataactgattcactttgctgtacacctgaaactaacacaatgtggcctctcccgtcgcggagcacaggctccggacgcgcaggctcggcggccatggctcacgggcccagccgctccgcggcatgtgggatcctccgggaccggggcacgaacccgtgtcccctgcatcggcaggcggactctcaaccactgcgccaccagggaagccccaataaaatttttaaaacaacaaactgtGTTACACAGCAGTGTTTTAAAGCTGGTCATCCCTTATATGTTCACCTTTTTGGTTAATTCGAAATAGCTTTACCAAAATGGAATCGCAATTTTTGTCCTCACTAACAGTgcatgagagttcctgttgctgtGCACTGTGATAGACAAGCCATATTGTCTGTTTTAtcaattttagccattttggtggGTATGTAGTCATATATTGTTCcaacttccatttttatttaattaactatAAATAAAGTAAGTATAGtaagtaaatcaactatactccaatacaaattataaaaaaaaaaaaaaaaaaaagaaaagcaagcaagcTGGTCATCCTGCCACAGGAAATTTCTCACTGGTCTTCTATACCTTTACTCCAGCCTGCTGTCATTCTTGCAGTGGCATTTTACTCCCATCTCCTTCTTCTGCCTCTCTTTTTGCTGTTCCAGAATTCCCAACACCCTCCCTAGCTGCCAGAGGTAATTTCTATTCCCTTACTATTCGGGGAAATTTAGCTTGCATTTGCTTTAATTTCCATTCCATAAAAACCCCCAGCCAGTCTGGCCCTAATCAAAGTCTCCAAACAAGAGACATCTGCCTTGAGGTATgttctgctgcttttaatattgtagAAGTGATTGCTGGCATTACTCTTCCTAAGTAACAACACTTTTTCCCCTCTATGTTAATAATTTACTTTGTCATTTCTCCTCTCACACTTAATAGATTTTGATGTTAGTTCCTCCTTCTATGGGAAGTTCAGGTTGTCTACTCAGATGGTTAAGGAAAGCTGATGGTAGGTGGCTGGGCCCACTTGGTCCTACACTCTACACAGAAGGCAGAGGCCACGGCCTCATTCCCTGAAGATAGAGGTCCCagcaactttttccttttttttaagcaaaaaaattCCTTATGAAAATAGTCAACTTGAAACAGTAAAGTGAAATAGTATATTTAAAGGATGAGATTGTAAAATTTGTAtaggaaacttttcttttttaaataaatttatttatttagttagttagttagttttggctgtgtcgggtcttcattactgtgtgccggcttctcttgctgtggagcgtgggctctgggcgcgcaggttcagtagtggtggcgcacgggcttagttgctccgtggcatgtgggatcttcccagacaagggcccgaacccgtgtcccctgcattcgcaggtggattgtaaaccactgtgccaccagggaagtccattatatagcaaactttaaaaaaaagcaaatagttATGTATTATAGAACTTGACACCTTTCCCTGTAATCTTTTACCAATTTGTCCCAGTTTATACTCTCATTTACAGACTTAGGTTTGATTACTCATTTGTGATTTACTTACTTCCTTAAAATGTAGGATCAAAAACTCTCCTGGGAACTTTAAATTAACTTGCCTCAAAATGCCTCAGGTGACTGCCTAGAAGCTAATTAACTCCTTATATGTAAGAAAGGTTGCTTGTTTTCCCCCCTCATCTAATTTCATCCTCTCTATACCAGCCAAAAAACAGAGTGATGGTATTCTAAAGCACCTATGATTGcagtttctctctttatcttcctttctAATAAGAAGGAAACTTTGCACCTTCCTAGGAGGGATAAAGAAACCTCAAATAGCTTTCTCCTAATTAACTGACCGAGAGATCACTGGCATTTCAATTTAAACGTATAGCTTACAGATTTAATATTTTCACTGATTACCCATTGCTCTAACATAAATTTTGTTCCGATACAAACTGCTTTCTGGTatagcaaaataatttaaattttaaatcagagAACAATTCCTAAGAGTTAAGGTCACTTTACAACAGGGCAGTCACACGGAGAGGAATTCAGTGTGACTGGGAGCATTCTGGGACGGAAAAGCAAGACTTGAATCATATATAGGTGGGAATCAGTtagatgggggtgggaggtgagtgGAGCAGGTGAATAAAAGAGCGTGAGCAAAGCTGAAGGCAGAAGTGAGCATGGTAAGTTTAGATGTCATGACAAGAGTAGTTCAGATTGATTtggaaaagacatgaaagaaaattTAGGGTAAAGCATATGTCAAtcaactgaaaaaatacatattaagtgcttcctaagtgccaggcactgctctagacaCTATAGATGCAGTGGTGAAGAGAATAAACTTTTCTGCAGTCAAGAATATTATTGtttgtggtggggtgggggacaggaaatagctatataaatatttttaaaagataatttcagattGTGATGAAGTTAGATTGATTTATCtgataaaagagaatgaaacagaCCATAgctaccagatttttaaaaatcgtgTGTGCCTTCTAGGTAAAATTGGAACAGGCATCCCCTGTAtggatgttttattcttttgttagtTCTCACTGGTCTTCTATACCTTTACTCCAGCCTGCTGTCATTCTTGCAGTGGCATTTTACTCCCATCTCCTTCTTCTGCCTCTCTTTTTGCTGTTCCAGAATTCCCAACACCCTCCCTAGCTGCCAGAGGTAATTTCTATTCCCTTACTATTCGGGGAAATTTAGCTTGCATTTGCTTTAATTTCCATTCCATAAAAACCCCCAGCCAGTCTGGCCCTAATCAAAGTCTCCAAACAAGAGACATCTGCCTTGAGGTATgttctgctgcttttaatattgtagAAGTGATTGCTGGCATTACTCTTCCTAAGTAACAACACTTTTTCCCCTCTATGTTAATAATTTACTTTGTCATTTCTCCTCTCACACTTAATAGATTTTGATGTTAGTTCCTCCTTCTATGGGAAGTTCAGGTTGTCTACTCAGATGGTTAAGGAAAGCTGATGGTAGGTGGCTGGGCCCACTTGGTCCTACACTCTACACAGAAGGCAGAGGCCACGGCCTCATTCCCTGAAGATAGAGGTCCCagcaactttttccttttttttaagcaaaaaaattCCTTATGAAAATAGTCAACTTGAAACAGTAAAGTGAAATAGTATATTTAAAGGATGAGATTGTAAAATTTGTAtaggaaacttttcttttttaaataaatttatttatttagttagttagttagttttggctgtgtcgggtcttcattactgtgtgccggcttctcttgctgtggagcgtgggctctgggcgcgcaggttcagtagtggtggcgcacgggcttagttgctccgtggcatgtgggatcttcccagacaagggcccgaacccgtgtcccctgcattcgcaggtggattgtaaaccactgtgccaccagggaagtccattatatagcaaactttaaaaaaaagcaaatagttATGTATTATAGAACTTGACACCTTTCCCTGTAATCTTTTACCAATTTGTCCCAGTTTATACTCTCATTTACAGACTTAGGTTTGATTACTCATTTGTGATTTACTTACTTCCTTAAAATGTAGGATCAAAAACTCTCCTGGGAACTTTAAATTAACTTGCCTCAAAATGCCTCAGGTGACTGCCTAGAAGCTAATTAACTCCTTATATGTAAGAAAGGTTGCTTGTTTTCCCCCCTCATCTAATTTCATCCTCTCTATACCAGCCAAAAAACAGAGTGATGGTATTCTAAAGCACCTATGATTGcagtttctctctttatcttcctttctAATAAGAAGGAAACTTTGCACCTTCCTAGGAGGGATAAAGAAACCTCAAATAGCTTTCTCCTAATTAACTGACCGAGAGATCACTGGCATTTCAATTTAAACGTATAGCTTACAGATTTAATATTTTCACTGATTACCCATTGCTCTAACATAAATTTTGTTCCGATACAAACTGCTTTCTGGTatagcaaaataatttaaattttaaatcagagAACAATTCCTAAGAGTTAAGGTCACTTTACAACAGGGCAGTCACACGGAGAGGAATTCAGTGTGACTGGGAGCATTCTGGGACGGAAAAGCAAGACTTGAATCATATATAGGTGGGAATCAGTtagatgggggtgggaggtgagtgGAGCAGGTGAATAAAAGAGCGTGAGCAAAGCTGAAGGCAGAAGTGAGCATGGTAAGTTTAGATGTCATGACAAGAGTAGTTCAGATTGATTtggaaaagacatgaaagaaaattTAGGGTAAAGCATATGTCAAtcaactgaaaaaatacatattaagtgcttcctaagtgccaggcactgctctagacaCTATAGATGCAGTGGTGAAGAGAATAAACTTTTCTGCAGTCAAGAATATTATTGtttgtggtggggtgggggacaggaaatagctatataaatatttttaaaagataatttcagattGTGATGAAGTTAGATTGATTTATCtgataaaagagaatgaaacagaCCATAgctaccagatttttaaaaatcgtgTGTGCCTTCTAGGTAAAATTGGAACAGGCATCCCCTGTAtggatgttttattcttttgttagtttgtttgcattattattattaccttccACATGAATTTCTTAGtaggaatctttttctttttaaaaaatatttatttatttatttggctgcatcaggtcttagttgcagcatgcatgtgggatctagttccctgaccagggattgagcccaggcccccagcattgggagcatggagtcttaaccactggaccaccagggaagtccccttaggAATCTTTTAAAGCCACTTGCCCATTTTGTCAAGATTGGCTTAGTTAGCAGTCTGTCTTATTATCCTCATGATTCTGGTTCTAGTTTAGAGTTAGCCATAGAGGACTGTGCCCACATAAGTGGCAACCCATTGTTGCAAAGTGCAGAAAGTGACTGAAGGAGGGCGTGTGTCAATCCCTCCCAGGTAAGGAAGTCTTTTTCCACAGGAAATCAGTATGTGACACAGGCTCACCTGACAAATGCATTGAGTGAAGCTGCCAGTATCAATTGCTGACTTCAGATTTATAGCAAATCTtcacttctttcttatttttcagacaaaatatgttataaatactCTAATTTTATCTACCCCATAGGGTGTACACatcccactttggaaaacactacaACAGACAGGGTCTGGGGAGAGAATGGTTATTTCACTAAGGGTGATAAGGGAAGGAGACTGTGAAGTGACACTGAAGCTGAAATTCAAATGAAGAGACAGGAACAGCTGTGCAAAGAAGAGTGCTTCAGGCACAGGTGTATCGGTTAGGGAAGCAGAGTTGCTCTGAATATTAAGAGATTAGAGGATTTACTATAGGAATCAGATGTTACACAGATGAGGGAGGATCTTGGGAAATGAAAGTCTGGGAGGATAGTCAAGGGACTGGAGAAAGATTCACTGACCAAACCTTCAGAAGCACTGGTACAGTTATACACATAAGAGTTTGTGAGAAAAATCCAAGAAGCTAAGACTGTCCAGCTGTCAAACTGGGACTGCTAGGGACCTATGGGAAGCTATTGCTTCTATGTAACTACTGCCTCTCTAGGTCCACTTCCAAGCATCTGGTGGAGGACCTGGGACCATTGTTGGTCACAAGGCCACCAGTCATGGAGACAAAGCGAACTCAGAGGAGAGCAAGTGCAAGCTGGAATCCACAGGATCCACCGTGTCTGTCACTGTATCTAATCAAGAGCTTTTGATCTCATTTCTCCAACCTATTTTTACAGTCCTGGAAACATCTCTCTGTGTGTATGAGATGTGAAACACCCTCTGTTGCGAAGAAAGTGCAGCAGAGGCAAATGGTCGGGGGAGGCTGGGACTGACCCTGAGGACTTGCTATGCACCGAGATCTATGCTGGGCCTgttcctcacaacaatcctggaGGAGGAACTTGGTGTACAGGGAGGTTAAAAAGTGTGCTTgaaccaaggtcacacagctagtaagtggtgggaTTGATCTTAACTCAGATACCTCAGAAGCCAGAATCTTAGCTCTCTCCACAGCATCCTGCTGTGTCTCAGGTTAAGGTCCTTGTGGGCTTTGTCATGTTCACCATCAGCAGCTGCTACCTGCCCAAATATCACACATATCTGGCCTCTCAAGTGTATCTCAAACGTACAAGGCTGGTAGTCTCTGTCCACTCCCAACCTTCTTAGAGACTCCATACTGCACAATACCTCCAGCCCAAGTTTTCTGGACTCTGGAATAACTTATCCTATGTTTGGGTCTCCATAACTACTTGAGGCTTtataatatttaaacatatatggTTTTAGGTTATGGAAAAGAGTCAGGACATTTTTGGTCTCCTgggtatattttttattggaatagcATTGCCCTTGAGGATTAGGGAATAAATTGCATTCCGCATAAACTCTTGTAAGTCAATGTTGTTATAAGGTATTGTCAAATTTTCCGCTGAAGTTTTTTTATGTCTCCAAAGAGCACTTTAAAGAGCTTCCATGTTTTTATCTCAATTACACTTTATTTGAGATGAAACCAAATGAATAAGGACACATGAGAATTACTGTTACATGTGCAATAGTTGAGGTACATGTCtgagacattaaaaaatcaaGACTTGTTTTCTGATCAGTGGTGCATTTATTGATAGCATTGtcttttaacaaagaaaagatttcaaagtacaaggtatatatgtcaatactgcTTTGCACTTAATTATTTGCTTAGAgagtatacatgtatacataaatGATGAGTGAttatcatgtatatatatgtcatagCTACTTAGTCAAAACATGCGGTCTTTGGGTATCAGTTATACATTGTCCACTTTACCAGTGAGATGCAAGGTAACTGGGTCAGACTCTCAGACCATGAAACATTTAGATTTTTCAGGGGGAGTTACACGAAAGGAGCTAAAGAGTTTCATGACTAGTTAAGAAGTTGTTTGGGATCACCACTGGGAAGCACTGAAAGTCATCTGCAGTGTAAGGAGTGACAAAAATTGGGAAAGTAGGCATAGATTTAAATTCTGGCCAATGACATTCTCTCTTACAGAGTTCTCAGAACCTCCTCTTTAAGAGGGTTTTCAAGCCCTGCAGAGGCTAACTGGGCACCAGCGATGCTTCCACTAACAGGATTTACTGCTCCCTCTAGCTCTTGGTAACTTAATACCCCCTTTCTTCATGAGAGCTGCTGTGGTAATCGATAATGACAATACTTTACAAACTTTGAAACAAGTTAAACTGACAATGAAATTCATATCTACCTAAAATGAGTTTTTGAAAGGATCTTGGTGGCTTTCTCGTAAGATCATAGAAAAGTGAGGCTTGTCAGGAATGGTATTGAAGGAATTTTTATATTGGGTGGGGAAAGGCTGGGCACTGGGTGATCTCTAAAGCCCCTTCCCATTGTAAGATTCTATGATTCTAAGTTTCCTGTATGCTTAATGACAACAGTTTAGAATATCCCTAAGTGatttaaacatttccttcttATCTTTTGGAGAGGCCAAGTTAACATCCTGTCAGAAGAAAACAAGGATGTTGCATCACCCCCAGTCCCCAAAGTGATAATGGCCTGAGGATAATGAGTAGAAGATGTTACCAGGGGTTAGATATATGGAGTAGCCAATAAATAGCCAGCTCCTGCTTTGAGGAGATGGTCTGGTTGCCCTCCTACCTGTAACAACTGCAATCAAGAAATTATTTGAAACCTAGTTCCACAGTATATTAGGCACAGTGGCAGAATTCGGGGGAAtaaactgtgtcccctgccctcaaggagctgacAATCTTGTGGGAGAGTTAAAATTaacagacaaaaaataattagaaaacaactAAGTGCTCACCTGTATGGTACTGAACAGAAGTGAAATAGgagttttaaaataatccaaGTATCCAGAAGATTTTATTTAAGAGGCAGGATTAAAATGAGCTTCAAGACTGAATCAAGTGAGGATGAGTGAAGAGAAGGAGGTATTTCTGTGGGGTGTTGGGGAAAGAGTGAGAAAGCAGTAGACGCAGGTGAGTGAGAGCATGACCTGTGTAGCAGAGGGGGCAGGCACTGAATTGTGGTAGGACGGTGAGGAACTGGCTTGACTGCAGCAAAGGCAACAGAAAGGAATAAAGCGGTTACCCTGGGCAGGCAAGATGGAGTCACATGGCCTCAAAACCAGACAGAAGGTTCTGAAAGCCAATTGCTAGTGTTCTCCAGTGGTGATCCCCAGAAACAACCAGCATGAATATCTCAGATGCATTGTATAAGAGGCCCACAGGCAGATTCAAATACAGATGCCGCTGGATGGCTATGGCAGCTTGGTGAGGTCCAGCTCGATTCCAAACTGCTCGGCTTACCAGCATGCTGTCAGGCTGGGGCCTGCTGACGTGTGCCTCAGTATATTCTCTGGAGTCCTAGGAAGACTACAGCTGTTCTCCCAGGCAGCTGTTGTGTGTGGGATGTGGTTGTGAGGACATTTGTCCAGATGTGGGTGTTGCTGAGATTGTGGGCTTAAGCATGATGAAATTCAGTTGGTCTGAGGTGGAAGAACAAAGATAAACTCTAGCCTCTAACAATTCTTCACATTTggattttaaaagcaactttctacctttaattacaatttcaaaataatgctttaaattttctagttCAAATCAACAAGTTTATGTATTAAGATGCCATCCCTTTTTGGAATTATTTCAGTATagttaaaaagaaactttttaacACAAAATACTTGCTGGTAAAATGGTAGCTCATGTAGTCTTCTTTTGAGGAGGATGTAGagattttttaacttttggaactttcttggtttttttatattttttccctttcttttgctttttcttttggttgacctgtgaggaaacagaaagaaaaagggtaATGTTTCTCTATCTTaccatttttccttccttatatTATATTTGGACTCTCCAGACTGTGGTCTTTCTTTATCCTCAGAACCAGTTTAAAGTTGCTTCAGTCTCAGTGGGGCTCTTTTTGATTCTATTTCACTCACTTTGAGGAGGAGGCAGTAGCCTTCTGACTGGTTCTCTTTTGTCCACTTTCTGTGCTCATTACTACCCCACTCCAATCTTGCTTATGACCCACCTGTCCCAACTATGGTTTTCTGAGGTTGGTACTATTATCATCCaatgtttacagatgaggagactgaggcttggagagggtaacttgcccaaagttgcaCAGCTAGTATGTGGCAGAACTGCTAGTCTGTCAGAGTCCAGAACCAAGCGCCCAACTACATATTCTGTGGCCCTCTTCAAACTTAACTCCTTAGCACACCATGCAGGATTCCTCCCCCTTTCCTGGTCTACTTTTCTATCTCAGTCCCTTCACTCCCTCCACACAAACTCCAGCCACATTACCCGAGGCTCCTGGAGCACAGTGAGCTCTCTCAtgattctagtcttttttttcatGCTGTCCTTACCCTCCTGGTGAACTACTTATCCTTCAAGACCCAAATCAAATGTCACCTGATATAAAAAgtcttccttgggcttccctggtggcgcagtggttgacagtccgcctgccgatgcaggggacacgggttcgtgccccggtccgggNNNNNNNNNNNNNNNNNNNNNNNNNNNNNNNNNNNNNNNNNNNNNNNNNNNNNNNNNNNNNNNNNNNNNNNNNNNNNNNNNNNNNNNNNNNNNNNNNNNNNNNNNNNNNNNNNNNNNNNNNNNNNNNNNNNNNNNNNNNNNNNNNNNNNNNNNNNNNNNNNNNNNNNNNNNaaaaaaaaaaaaaaaaaaaaaaagtcttccttaaCCCTTTCTTCCTGTCCCCTCACCTCTGGCAAAGTTAATTACTCCTTCTTCTATTATCTTCAAGAtttttgtacatatatttattttatatttttccactgTACTATAATTAATTGTTAGCAAATTTGCTACAGCAGGAAGGGACTTTAtcttattaccttttttttttttttggttgtgccataTGCGgcagttctccaaccagggattgaacccgggccctggcagtgaaagtgccaagtgctaaccactggaccaccatggaattccCTACCTTATTTCCTTTCTATCCTCACTGTCTACcattcaatacacatttattgtaTTGGATAAGAAAAACAAGCTCCCTACCCTCATGGAACAcacattctagtgggagagataGACAAGTGATATTGTAAGCAGGACTACCATTACACCTCAAGGTGATGACATCATTCTATGAAAAAAATAGGAGCACAATAACATGAATGAAGAATGTATCCTTAAAGGAACTACATAATTCTTTGTCTTCCAAAgttaatttctaaaagaaagaaaattttgttccttttttttccaccAACCTGTTTCTCCCACTCTTTAATCAATTCTTTCACATCTGTTGAATCTGGGTTTAGACAGGTTTGATCCCCATTCTTCATTGTAGCACTACCAAAGAAATAgcaacaagattttttttttacttttaataatttaaatgctTCATCTTATCCACAGAATTCAATTCcccaattaaaaatgtatttgtgtcaTCACTATAAGCATCTGAGACTTGCagtctttttcctgccttttcagtttttaagtgaCTGAGGGGACTTAGATACATTTCTAGGATAGCACATAActctaagttaaaaaaatccaACAGCTATATGCAATAGGAGAAAGTTTAATCTAAAGATAATATTGGTTCTGTTATGCTGGAAAAAGCTACTTATGtttaagtgaaaatataaaatagaaaagttgCCAATatatctactttctttttccccaaaacaaTGAAACTGAGCATGAATTTTGCTAAATTTTCTAGTGAAACaacttaaaacataaataaaatattttcctaagacAAGATTAACA contains:
- the CXCL9 gene encoding C-X-C motif chemokine 9, whose product is MKKSGVPLLLGIIFLTLTGVQGTPTMRNGRCSCINTSPGTIHSKFLKDLKQFAPSPSCEKPEIIATMKNGDQTCLNPDSTDVKELIKEWEKQVNQKKKQKKGKKYKKTKKVPKVKKSLHPPQKKTT